The DNA sequence AGGCGGTTCAACTTCATGCTGCGGAACTTGAGCAGGTCAAAAGCCACGCCCTTTTTCCCTGCCCTCGCCTGGCGGAAGAAAACCGGCTTGCCCATGGTAAGCCTTATTGCCGCAGCCAAAGGGACCAGGGCCGGCGCCGCAGCAAGCAGCGCCACCGAGGACGCGGTGAGATCCACCAGGCGCTTGGCCGCTTCGTATCCAATTCGCGCCGGCCTCTCCTTCTCGACTTGGGCCATGAACTCGCGCCACTTCCCGGCAAGCACCTCCATTTCGTAGTGCTCCCTTGCCGCCGCCAACCCATTCGAGGCGAGCCTCTTTCTCAGCTCCGTCTCGCGGACGAGCTTCTTGACGGCCGCCGCGACCCCCGCGCCGTCGCCCGGCGCCACGACGATCCCGCAATCGTGCCTCTTCACGAGGTCATGGAGATCCGACCCTTTAGGCGTGACGACGACGAGCGCGTTCCCGGCGGCCATGGCGCTGAAGGTCTTGCTGGGAATCGAAGTCGCCGCGGCCTTTTCACCGAGAGCCACAAGCGAAATGGAGGATCGCGCCAGCGCTTCCGCCCAGGGTTCGTCTTCGAGGGGAGCGCTGAAACGGATCGCGTCGTCATCAACGTCACCCAGTTCCTTTCGGAGGAACTCCGCTCCTGGCCCGGAGGCTGCGATGAGGCACGCGGCTTTGCGACCAAGGTCCGATTCGACAAACGCAGCCTTCAGACCGACGGCCAGGGCGGTCCAGTCGTGCACGCGCCCGAGGTTGCCGGTGTAGGTGATGAGCACTCGGCTCCGCAGCCAGCCATCATGCTCCCAGCCGCGCGAGGCGATACGAGCT is a window from the Pseudomonadota bacterium genome containing:
- a CDS encoding sugar transferase, which gives rise to TTNPFFLPLVLVATGAWHGRRVVPLVYDLYPDAWEATGVTKASSPASRLAVRANELLFRHADAVVFIGDNMARHAISRYGEPRRWTVIQTGADRAEFDRAEARIASRGWEHDGWLRSRVLITYTGNLGRVHDWTALAVGLKAAFVESDLGRKAACLIAASGPGAEFLRKELGDVDDDAIRFSAPLEDEPWAEALARSSISLVALGEKAAATSIPSKTFSAMAAGNALVVVTPKGSDLHDLVKRHDCGIVVAPGDGAGVAAAVKKLVRETELRKRLASNGLAAAREHYEMEVLAGKWREFMAQVEKERPARIGYEAAKRLVDLTASSVALLAAAPALVPLAAAIRLTMGKPVFFRQARAGKKGVAFDLLKFRSMKLNRLSVAEMGVIKQDHPMVTPLGRILRRFKIDELPQLLNVLKGDMSLVGPRPTVPEQAEEYTEFQRRRLNVRPGMTGWAQINGNTSLSWGDRIRLDVWYVDNWSLGLDLRILLETMATVVRGERVNEKRLEEAKRHESDLGRSGR